Within Deltaproteobacteria bacterium, the genomic segment CCCAGTCTCAGTTCATCGGTCAGACCCAATCGTATGCGGGCCAGTGTTCTGGTCACCTTTCGCGTTACGAATTCGAACCCTCGTCTGGGAGACTCGTGGTTGAACGAGATACCGCTCACGGCATACATATTATGAGCGTCTCTGTAATGGGTGGTCAGGTGATATCCGGCCACCTTGGAAATACCATAAGCGGATCTGGGTCTGAACGGCGAATCCTCGTTCTGCGGAGTCTGAGTGGTGTTTCCGTACATTTCGCTGGACGCGGCAAAAAAGAATCTGCAGGACGGCGCTATTTTCCGCAGGGCCGCCAGAACATAATGGGTCCCGTTGATGTTGGTGTTCAGGGTGGAAAACTCGTCCTCGAAGGAATAGCTGACGAAGCTCTGGGCCGCCAGGTGGTAGCATTCGTCGGGCCGGACCGATTCGATGACGTTGAAAATGCTGGCGAAATTGTCCACAGAGGCGGCGTGAAGTTTCAGGCGATCCCTGAGGTGTCGAATCCGCCATAACCTGTGTTCCGGGTCCAAGAGCGCTATCCTTCGCAGCGTTCCGTGGACCTCGTACCCTTTGTTCAACAGCAGTTCGGCCAGATAGGATCCGTCCTGGCCGGTGATTCCGGTGATCAATGCTCGTTTCATAGTAGTTTCGCTTGCCGGAGCTAATGCGGAATGCGCCGGCTCCGGTTGAATGCCGTTAAAGGGCAAATGACAAAAAAAGCGACACCCTTCCGGACTTCGGAATTCGGTCGGACGCACGGATGGACTTGACACCCGTCGAAAGCAGCCCCATTTTGGCACAAAATCGGGCTCATTTAAAGTTACGCGAGGGGCAAATTTTGGTTTTTTCAATCTTGTTCGGTGCGACAGACAAAGATCGTAACCTGAGTGACAAATTCCGCCGCCCCCGTTCGGCCGATCCCGGCGCTGAAGGTCCGCAAAATCCGGGTATGTGGCATAAGTCACGGGAATCCAAGAAACTACCTCATGCCGGCTCCTGACATCCGATTGGTACGAAGCTTGCTTGTAATTCCTGTTGACTGAAGCGTTAGAGACCTAAAACGAGCCATGGCCCCGTTCTTGTTATTGCAGATGGGCCGGCTTTAGATACCGCCCGGCACAGAGGGATGTGAGGTTTAGATTGTGATGTATGCTCGCCGTCCGACTTGGATGGGCCTGGCGGCCTTCCTCGTATTCGTACTGATATCTTCGGGTGTTTCCGTTGGCCCTGCTCGGGCTGAAGACAATCCGAAAGCGATTTCAGCCCCGGGGTTGGGAGCCGATCGGATAAAAAGCGCCTTGTTTGCCGCGCCCGGCCGACGGGGAACCCTGGACTGGAGTGACGATCTCACGGTTAATCGCAGTCGATTCGTGGATGTGAAGACGGCCCTGCTTTCGGGCGCCGAAACCAGGGGGGCTGCAGCGCTCCCCGCAGGGGCCGTTGTCGACTTGAACCTCTTCGATGACGTGGAGTTTCCAGCCGTACTGGAGAGATTAGACCCCCTTGCTTCGGGCGGTTTTACCTGGGTCGGCCGGCTTGAAAATGTGGACCGAAGCCTGGTCACGCTTGTCGTCGAGAACGACATCGTTATGGGCAACATCGCACTGCCCGGCGGTGTCATGTATCAGGTGCGTTACGCGGGGAACGGTGTTCACGCGGTGCGAGAGATAGATCAAAGCATGTTTCCTCCCGAAGCCGAGCCGATTCCGGCGGCACTGAGGCCGAGCGTTCAGGAGCCCGGGATGAGCTCTTCCGCGGTGGCGGCGGACAGT encodes:
- a CDS encoding GDP-mannose 4,6-dehydratase, whose amino-acid sequence is MKRALITGITGQDGSYLAELLLNKGYEVHGTLRRIALLDPEHRLWRIRHLRDRLKLHAASVDNFASIFNVIESVRPDECYHLAAQSFVSYSFEDEFSTLNTNINGTHYVLAALRKIAPSCRFFFAASSEMYGNTTQTPQNEDSPFRPRSAYGISKVAGYHLTTHYRDAHNMYAVSGISFNHESPRRGFEFVTRKVTRTLARIRLGLTDELRLGNLEAKRDWGFAGEYVEAMWLMLQQDQPEDFVIATGKTHSVRELLKYAFNCAGLDWGKYVVVDERFLRPADILELRGDYSKAKKRLGWKPKVRFEELIQTMVESDLESLKASLPRK